The Coffea arabica cultivar ET-39 chromosome 1e, Coffea Arabica ET-39 HiFi, whole genome shotgun sequence genome has a window encoding:
- the LOC140016849 gene encoding dirigent protein 1-like, which translates to MALLPCGRKKVGCKRKGLEKRQGRCLDPVQFFDPEKLTELHFYVHDRVTAESPTSVLVAQANTTSKSPTMFGATYVFDDPMTLGPEPSSKIIGHAQGISSSASKEEDASQIGIMNLVFNDGKFNGSALSVLGDYPFFQKYKEMPIVGGSGAFRLAGGIVTAIIYTYNDTTQNEIIDFHVLIIDLDLMPFVARNFLVVFFVV; encoded by the exons ATGGCCCTCCTCCCCTGTGGGAGGAAGAAAGTTGGCTGCAAGAGGAAAGGGTTGGAGAAACGGCAGGGGAGATGCCTTGATCCAGTTCAGTTTTTTGATCCA GAGAAGTTGACAGAGCTTCACTTCTATGTTCATGACAGGGTAACTGCAGAGAGCCCCACATCTGTACTAGTTGCTCAAGCCAACACTACTAGCAAATCACCCACGATGTTCGGGGCAACCTACGTCTTCGATGACCCGATGACACTGGGACCTGAGCCTAGTTCCAAGATCATTGGTCACGCCCAGGGCATATCCAGTTCGGCTTCGAAAGAGGAAGATGCTTCACAAATTGGCATCATGAACTTGGTATTCAACGATGGCAAGTTCAATGGCAGCGCCCTTAGCGTTCTAGGTGATTATCCCTTCTTCCAGAAATACAAGGAGATGCCAATAGTAGGTGGTTCTGGGGCTTTTCGATTGGCCGGTGGAATAGTTACAGCAATAATCTATACTTACAATGATACCACCCAGAATGAAATTATCGATTTCCACGTCCTCATTATTGACCTTGATTTGATGCCATTTGTTGCTCGTAATTTTCTTGTAGTTTTCTTTGTTGTATAA